From Tissierellales bacterium:
AACATAATTTTATGTTTGTATTATTAGTAGAAGTCTGGGTTATATTAAAAAGAGAAAGTAATGAAAAAATGGAAAAAGTAAATCAATATAATAAGGATATAATAGATATAATTAATAACCTAATATCTGATGGAATAGAAGCAAAAGAGTTAAAAACAGTTGATAGTGAAAGTATGGCAGATATATTGTTTTCATTTATTCAAACCTCTTTAATACAGCCGTCTTGCTGTAACAATGATCTAAGAGAAAGAATGAATTCTGTTAATTTTTTAATTGATGGATTAAAAGCCTAATATAGGAGGGATTTTAATGGC
This genomic window contains:
- a CDS encoding TetR/AcrR family transcriptional regulator, encoding MPKIVDYEVRRKEILENASKVFAVKGYEKTRLADISEKCGVGRTTLYQYFKNKEEIFYYTATEAFEQIKEKVETIVEDENLTIPEKLKKLIFELITECEHNFMFVLLVEVWVILKRESNEKMEKVNQYNKDIIDIINNLISDGIEAKELKTVDSESMADILFSFIQTSLIQPSCCNNDLRERMNSVNFLIDGLKA